One Alkaliphilus sp. B6464 genomic window carries:
- a CDS encoding CidA/LrgA family protein produces MKLLRQFAIILGILFVGEFIKSFTAIPIPGNILGMIILLICLLTGILKVETIEDVSKFLLDHLAFLFVPAGVGMIKNFHLVKNEWLYITIILVISTALVIAVTGFTVQFLKRRISK; encoded by the coding sequence TTGAAGCTATTAAGGCAGTTTGCGATTATACTGGGTATACTTTTTGTAGGCGAATTTATAAAGAGCTTTACTGCAATTCCTATACCAGGTAATATTTTAGGTATGATAATATTATTGATATGTCTTTTAACTGGTATATTAAAAGTTGAAACTATAGAGGATGTTTCAAAATTTTTACTAGATCATCTTGCCTTTCTATTTGTGCCGGCTGGTGTTGGTATGATTAAAAATTTTCATCTAGTAAAGAACGAGTGGCTGTATATTACAATAATATTAGTTATATCAACCGCATTAGTAATTGCTGTAACAGGATTTACAGTCCAGTTTTTAAAAAGGAGGATTTCAAAATAA